The following proteins are encoded in a genomic region of Nicotiana sylvestris chromosome 4, ASM39365v2, whole genome shotgun sequence:
- the LOC104243142 gene encoding peroxidase 64-like, producing MALQKFLVAFAIVFVLFSCVNALSSNYYDKTCPDAESTITQVVRKAMWNDKTVPAALLRMHFHDCFVRGCDGSVLLNSTKNNQAEKDGPPNISLHAFYVIDVAKKQIENMCPGIVSCADILALAARDAVKLSGGPNWEVPKGRKDGRISKASETQQLPPPTFNISQLQQSFSQRGLSLDDLVALSGGHTLGFSHCSSFQNRIHKFDKKNDVDPTLETSFAATLKKVCPIKNTVKNAGSTLDSTTFLFDNVYYKLVLQNKGLFSSDSTLLTNSRTKNLVSTFANSQNEFFKAFANSMIKMSSISGSGQEIRRDCRFVN from the exons ATGGCATTACAAAAATTTCTTGTTGCTTTTGCAATTGTTTTTGTGCTATTTTCATGTGTGAATGCCCTAAGCTCCAATTACTATGACAAAACATGTCCAGATGCTGAGTCAACTATCACCCAAGTTGTAAGAAAAGCTATGTGGAATGACAAAACAGTTCCAGCTGCTCTTTTAAGGATGCATTTCCATGATTGTTTCGTCAGG GGTTGTGATGGTTCTGTGCTGCTGAATTCGACAAAAAATAACCAAGCAGAGAAAGATGGACCTCCTAATATTTCACTGCATGCTTTCTATGTTATTGACGTTGCTAAGAAACAAATCGAAAATATGTGCCCTGGAATTGTCTCCTGTGCTGATATTTTAGCTCTTGCAGCTAGAGATGCTGTTAAACTT tctgGAGGACCTAATTGGGAAGTGCCAAAAGGTAGAAAAGATGGACGAATTTCTAAGGCTAGTGAAACGCAGCAATTACCTCCTCCAACTTTCAATATTTCTCAATTGCAACAAAGCTTCTCTCAaagaggtctttctttggatgaTTTAGTTGCACTTTCAG GAGGACACACTTTAGGATTCTCTCATTGTTCATCTTTCCAAAACAGAATCCACAAATTCGATAAGAAAAACGACGTTGACCCAACATTAGAAACATCATTTGCAGCTACGTTAAAGAAAGTATGTCCCATTAAAAACACAGTGAAAAATGCAGGCTCTACCTTAGATTCTACGACATTTTTATTCGACAACGTATATTACAAGTTAGTATTGCAGAATAAGGGTCTTTTCTCTTCAGATTCTACTTTGCTCACAAATTCAAGAACCAAAAATTTAGTTTCTACTTTTGCCAATTCTCAAAATGAGTTTTTTAAAGCTTTTGCTAATTCAATGATTAAAATGAGTAGTATTAGTGGTTCTGGTCAAGAAATAAGGCGTGACTGCAGATTTGTTAATTAG